A DNA window from Allokutzneria albata contains the following coding sequences:
- a CDS encoding AraC family transcriptional regulator, which translates to MTQTRHMPKAPTRAQQLASRATIDAHRHDDHQIIYAARGVLAITTDAGSWVAPANRAIWVPAGTVHAHEAHGELELHLIGLPAKDNPLRLTEPTVLSVGPLLRELILAYTRAPHDDSPERRRLRAVLLDQLRASPQEPVHLPAPTDPRLRALCHVLREDPADNRTLAELGKEIGASDRTLSRLCKADLGITFPQWRTQLRLHHALVLLADDLPVTAVAHACGWSSASAFIDVFRRTFNHTPTAFLAGRRRSASA; encoded by the coding sequence ATGACGCAAACCCGCCACATGCCGAAGGCGCCGACCCGAGCGCAGCAGCTGGCGTCGAGGGCGACCATCGACGCGCACCGCCACGACGACCACCAGATCATCTACGCCGCGCGCGGGGTGCTGGCGATCACGACCGACGCGGGTTCCTGGGTCGCTCCGGCGAACCGCGCGATCTGGGTGCCCGCGGGGACCGTGCACGCCCACGAGGCGCACGGCGAACTCGAACTGCACCTGATCGGCTTGCCCGCCAAGGACAATCCGCTGCGCTTGACGGAGCCGACGGTGTTGAGCGTGGGTCCGCTGCTGCGCGAGCTGATCCTCGCCTACACGCGCGCCCCGCACGACGACAGCCCGGAGCGTCGCCGGCTGCGGGCGGTTCTGCTCGACCAGCTGCGTGCTTCACCGCAGGAGCCGGTGCACCTGCCCGCGCCCACCGACCCTCGCCTGCGAGCGCTGTGCCACGTCCTCCGTGAAGATCCGGCGGACAACCGCACGCTCGCCGAGCTGGGCAAGGAGATCGGCGCGAGCGACCGCACGCTTTCTCGGCTCTGCAAGGCCGATCTCGGCATCACGTTCCCGCAGTGGCGCACTCAGCTGCGGCTGCACCACGCCCTGGTCCTGCTGGCGGACGACCTGCCGGTGACGGCGGTGGCGCACGCCTGCGGCTGGTCCTCGGCCAGCGCGTTCATCGACGTCTTCCGCCGGACCTTCAACCACACGCCTACAGCATTTCTCGCAGGGCGTCGTCGGTCGGCGTCGGCTTGA
- a CDS encoding NADH:flavin oxidoreductase/NADH oxidase, producing MPTLFDPFPLKGVTLRNRIMVSPMCQYSAVDGVVDDWHRAHVAGLARGGAGLVTVEATAVSPEGRISPGCLGLWNDAQADALAPVVGEIKAAGAVAGIQLAHAGRKASANRPWEGDDHIPDDDPRGWPTLSPSAIAFGGGLGKVPREMTVEDIARVRADFVSSAERARDLGFEWLNLHFAHGYLGQSFLSRHANRRTDDYGGSRENRARFLVETLRAVRAVWPEDRPLTARVGVIEFDGHDEETLVDAIETVRDLKADGLDLVDVSMGFSTVDAEIPWGPALLAPYAERVRKEAELPTATSWRIRTPRQANDLIANGQVDLVAIGTALLADPHWPYRAARELGVEAPAATTLPPQYAHWLARYDAS from the coding sequence GTGCCGACGTTGTTCGACCCGTTCCCGCTCAAGGGCGTGACCCTGCGGAACCGGATCATGGTCTCGCCGATGTGCCAGTACTCGGCGGTCGACGGTGTGGTGGACGACTGGCACCGCGCGCACGTGGCCGGGCTGGCCAGGGGCGGCGCGGGCCTGGTCACCGTGGAGGCCACCGCGGTCTCGCCGGAGGGCCGGATCTCGCCCGGGTGCCTGGGCCTGTGGAACGACGCGCAGGCCGACGCCCTCGCGCCGGTGGTCGGCGAGATCAAGGCCGCGGGCGCCGTCGCCGGTATCCAGCTCGCCCACGCCGGGCGCAAGGCCAGCGCCAACCGCCCGTGGGAGGGCGACGACCACATCCCCGACGACGACCCGCGCGGCTGGCCGACGCTGTCCCCGTCCGCCATCGCGTTCGGTGGCGGCCTCGGCAAGGTGCCCAGGGAGATGACCGTCGAGGACATCGCCCGGGTGCGCGCCGACTTCGTCTCCTCCGCCGAGCGGGCCCGCGACCTCGGCTTCGAGTGGCTGAACCTGCACTTCGCCCACGGCTACCTCGGGCAGAGCTTCCTGTCCCGGCACGCCAACCGGCGCACCGACGACTACGGCGGCAGCCGGGAGAACCGGGCCCGCTTCCTGGTGGAGACCCTGCGCGCGGTGCGGGCCGTCTGGCCGGAGGACCGGCCGCTCACCGCTCGCGTCGGCGTGATCGAGTTCGACGGCCACGACGAGGAGACGCTGGTCGACGCCATCGAGACCGTTCGCGACCTGAAGGCCGACGGCCTCGACCTCGTCGACGTCAGCATGGGATTCTCCACTGTGGACGCGGAGATCCCGTGGGGCCCGGCGCTGCTGGCCCCCTACGCGGAGCGCGTGCGGAAGGAGGCCGAGCTGCCCACCGCGACCAGCTGGCGGATCAGGACTCCCCGCCAGGCCAACGATCTCATCGCCAACGGGCAGGTCGACCTCGTCGCGATCGGCACCGCCCTGCTCGCCGACCCGCACTGGCCGTACCGCGCCGCGCGCGAGCTCGGTGTCGAGGCTCCGGCCGCGACGACCCTGCCCCCGCAGTACGCGCACTGGCTGGCGCGCTACGACGCGTCCTGA
- a CDS encoding type I polyketide synthase, whose translation MAHAHEPIAVVGMACRFPGGITTPESYWSALLTGEPVRSGRAGEGLLLDDVDGFDAAFFGLTPTEAAAMDPQHRLFLEVAWEALERAGQAPDRLAGSNTAVYLGLISPDYLHRQFQADPARLSPYAFTGNMLSMAPGRLSYLLDLRGPALAVESACSSSLLAVHQAVRQLRGGESDLALAGGANLVLLPELTTVLDNMGALSSDGRSRTFEADADGYGRAEGCGMVVLKRLSDAEAAGDTVLAVIRGSAVNQDGRSNGITVPSGRAQAEVITAALADACLAPEDVGYVECHGTGTAVGDPIEVAAVDSVLGGGSLRLGSAKAVIGHAEAAAGVAGLIKAVLCVRHGVIPGQPVRELNPALAAVGAEISLSTVEWQGRRVAGVSAFGFSGTNVHVLVEAPACDAVPARRSRPDAAVPQDSVQPPTPPAPVPVAPASVLTVSASTESALRALAGRYADYLRSPSAAPLADVCHTANTGRARLAWRTAVTASDASEMALLLDEVASGGGSVRRVPRDAAPSVAFLYSGQGTASVGMGRELFETQPVYREAIEEIDAAAGGSVLPLLYPASTDGDGAPITDTAVAQPAVFAVQAALTRLWLSFGVTPAAVAGHSLGEYAAACAAGAMSWREGLRLCVERGRLMAALPADEGAMLAVFATPEEIGHLIGRVEVAAYNGPAEVVLSGPVDAITELASVLGRLGITSRRLPVSHAFHSRLLDPVLDRFEAVAEQVAITNPVLPFAGNLTGAIAEPGELPDSHRWRRHMREPVRYWDGVRALLDIGVTCFVEIGADSTLTDLGQRGAPDSATWLSSLKRKQNDTRQLLSSLGSLHALGVAVSAPGEGRTCALPTYPFERRKLWLDGLHRAARPYRESAGLLGRKVPSPLPQTQYETVLAPEDVADSAGLVHVGVYAELALAASGSSRLVDLEIREALVVDEERTVHTIVDGSAVRVYSQAGDWCEHARASAAAGAPLDGQLDLAEIDGDSRQGSEFYVAMREERGLDLGPSVALIDRLWHVSDRVVLARLSAGPDPSAATGFESGVLDACMQLFNAMVPADEGLMLFMRLGSLDVARAGSGQLWARAEITDKDSAGLRGRVEVFAADGRLVGRAEDVEMRRTRPEVLAVLGREVTGGAVFDGVRGLSAEAARARLLPEVWSSLTRVVGVTSNDLGEEEPLTTVGVDSIMATQLRNAISSRFGVSLALRQVLDGASVATLVSDLAHALTADGHRVDDDTMQAGRV comes from the coding sequence ATGGCGCACGCGCACGAGCCGATCGCGGTCGTCGGCATGGCCTGCCGGTTCCCCGGCGGGATCACCACCCCCGAGTCCTACTGGAGCGCCCTGCTGACCGGCGAGCCGGTGCGCTCCGGCCGGGCGGGCGAGGGCCTGCTGCTCGACGACGTCGACGGTTTCGACGCGGCGTTCTTCGGGCTCACCCCGACCGAGGCCGCGGCGATGGACCCGCAGCACCGGCTGTTCCTGGAGGTCGCGTGGGAGGCCCTGGAGCGCGCGGGCCAGGCGCCCGACCGGCTCGCGGGCAGCAACACCGCCGTCTACCTCGGCCTGATCAGCCCCGACTACCTGCACCGGCAGTTCCAGGCCGACCCCGCCCGGCTGAGCCCGTACGCGTTCACCGGCAACATGCTGAGCATGGCGCCGGGGCGGCTGTCCTACCTGCTCGACCTGCGCGGCCCGGCGCTGGCCGTGGAGTCGGCGTGCTCCTCGTCGCTGCTCGCGGTGCACCAGGCGGTGCGGCAGCTGCGCGGTGGCGAGTCCGACCTCGCGCTGGCGGGTGGCGCGAACCTCGTGTTGCTGCCGGAGCTGACCACCGTGCTCGACAACATGGGCGCGCTGTCCTCCGACGGCCGCAGCCGAACGTTCGAGGCGGACGCGGACGGGTACGGCCGCGCCGAGGGCTGCGGAATGGTCGTGCTCAAGCGGCTGTCCGACGCCGAGGCCGCCGGGGACACCGTGCTCGCGGTGATCCGGGGCAGCGCGGTCAACCAGGACGGGCGCTCCAACGGGATCACCGTGCCGAGCGGCCGCGCCCAGGCCGAGGTGATCACGGCGGCGCTCGCGGACGCGTGCCTGGCGCCCGAAGACGTCGGCTACGTCGAGTGCCACGGCACCGGGACCGCGGTCGGCGATCCGATCGAGGTGGCGGCGGTGGACTCGGTGCTCGGCGGTGGTTCGCTCCGGCTGGGCTCGGCGAAGGCCGTCATCGGCCACGCGGAGGCGGCGGCCGGTGTCGCCGGGCTGATCAAGGCTGTGCTGTGCGTGCGGCACGGTGTCATCCCCGGCCAGCCCGTTCGCGAGCTCAACCCGGCCTTGGCGGCGGTCGGCGCGGAGATCTCACTGTCCACTGTGGAGTGGCAGGGCCGGCGGGTCGCGGGCGTGAGCGCGTTCGGCTTCAGCGGCACCAACGTGCACGTCTTGGTGGAGGCTCCGGCGTGCGATGCTGTTCCTGCACGCCGGAGCCGACCGGATGCGGCTGTCCCGCAAGACAGTGTGCAGCCGCCCACTCCCCCGGCTCCGGTTCCTGTTGCGCCTGCAAGCGTTCTGACTGTGTCTGCGAGCACCGAGTCCGCGCTGCGGGCGCTCGCCGGGCGCTACGCGGACTACCTGCGCAGTCCTTCCGCGGCGCCGCTGGCCGACGTGTGCCACACCGCGAACACGGGCCGGGCGCGGTTGGCGTGGCGCACCGCTGTTACCGCGTCCGATGCCTCGGAAATGGCTTTGTTGCTGGACGAAGTCGCTTCGGGAGGCGGCTCGGTTCGCCGGGTTCCGCGCGATGCGGCCCCGTCTGTGGCCTTCCTGTACTCCGGCCAGGGAACGGCCTCGGTGGGCATGGGGCGCGAGCTCTTCGAGACGCAGCCGGTCTACCGCGAGGCCATCGAGGAGATCGACGCCGCGGCCGGTGGCTCGGTGCTTCCCCTGCTCTACCCGGCGAGCACCGATGGCGACGGCGCGCCGATCACCGACACGGCGGTGGCCCAGCCCGCGGTGTTCGCCGTGCAGGCCGCGCTGACCCGCTTGTGGCTCTCCTTCGGCGTCACTCCGGCGGCCGTGGCCGGGCACAGCCTCGGCGAGTACGCCGCCGCTTGCGCTGCCGGTGCGATGAGCTGGCGCGAGGGACTGCGGTTGTGCGTGGAGCGCGGCAGGCTGATGGCCGCGCTACCCGCCGACGAGGGCGCGATGCTCGCGGTGTTCGCCACTCCCGAGGAGATCGGGCACCTGATCGGCCGCGTCGAGGTGGCCGCCTACAACGGGCCCGCCGAGGTCGTGCTCTCCGGACCCGTCGACGCGATCACCGAGCTGGCTTCGGTGTTGGGCCGCTTGGGGATCACGTCGCGTCGGCTGCCCGTGTCGCACGCGTTCCACTCGCGGCTGCTCGATCCCGTGCTGGACCGCTTCGAGGCGGTGGCCGAGCAGGTCGCGATCACCAACCCGGTGCTGCCCTTCGCCGGCAACCTCACCGGTGCCATCGCCGAGCCCGGCGAGCTGCCCGATTCCCACCGCTGGCGGCGGCACATGCGCGAGCCGGTGCGCTACTGGGACGGCGTGCGGGCGCTGTTGGACATCGGCGTCACGTGCTTCGTGGAGATCGGCGCGGACAGCACGCTCACGGACCTCGGCCAGCGCGGCGCGCCGGACTCCGCCACATGGCTCTCATCGTTGAAGCGCAAGCAGAACGACACCCGCCAGCTGCTGAGCAGCCTCGGCTCGTTGCACGCCTTGGGCGTCGCCGTCTCCGCTCCTGGGGAAGGCCGGACGTGCGCGCTGCCGACGTATCCCTTCGAGCGTCGCAAGCTGTGGCTCGACGGCCTGCACCGCGCCGCGCGCCCGTATCGCGAGAGCGCGGGCTTGTTGGGACGCAAGGTTCCCTCACCACTGCCGCAAACGCAGTACGAGACTGTGCTCGCACCGGAGGATGTCGCCGACAGTGCGGGTCTCGTGCACGTGGGCGTCTACGCGGAACTCGCCTTGGCGGCATCGGGTAGCTCTCGCTTGGTGGACTTGGAGATCCGCGAAGCCCTGGTCGTTGACGAGGAGCGGACGGTGCACACGATCGTCGACGGCTCCGCGGTCCGCGTGTACTCGCAGGCCGGCGACTGGTGCGAGCACGCACGCGCCTCCGCCGCTGCGGGAGCGCCGCTGGACGGGCAGCTCGATCTGGCCGAGATCGACGGCGACTCGCGCCAGGGTTCGGAGTTCTACGTGGCGATGCGGGAGGAGCGCGGCCTCGACCTCGGTCCGAGCGTCGCGTTGATCGACAGGCTCTGGCACGTGTCCGACCGCGTCGTCCTCGCCCGGCTTTCCGCCGGGCCCGACCCGTCCGCGGCGACCGGCTTCGAGAGCGGCGTGCTCGACGCGTGCATGCAGCTGTTCAACGCGATGGTGCCCGCCGACGAGGGCCTGATGTTGTTCATGCGCTTGGGTTCCCTCGACGTCGCGCGTGCCGGTTCCGGTCAGCTGTGGGCGCGTGCGGAGATCACCGACAAGGACTCCGCCGGGCTGCGCGGCCGGGTGGAGGTGTTCGCGGCTGACGGCCGTCTGGTGGGGCGCGCCGAGGACGTGGAGATGCGGCGCACGCGTCCCGAAGTGCTCGCGGTGCTCGGGCGTGAAGTCACTGGTGGCGCGGTGTTCGACGGCGTGCGGGGGCTGTCGGCCGAGGCCGCGCGCGCTCGGCTGCTCCCGGAGGTGTGGTCGTCGCTGACCCGCGTGGTCGGCGTGACCAGCAACGACCTCGGTGAGGAGGAGCCGCTGACCACGGTCGGCGTCGACTCGATCATGGCGACGCAGCTGCGCAACGCGATCTCCTCCCGGTTCGGGGTCTCCCTGGCGTTGCGCCAGGTGCTCGACGGTGCGAGCGTGGCGACCCTGGTGAGCGACCTGGCGCACGCCCTGACCGCGGACGGACATCGAGTGGACGACGACACCATGCAGGCCGGGCGTGTCTGA
- a CDS encoding ArsR/SmtB family transcription factor, protein MRSHSCPATSEITPERVFHALSDPVRLEIVRDLARLGAATCAEVTYDRPKSSMSHHFKVLREAGLVHSRGEGVHLINSLRREDLDERFPGLLDAVLGAIGTTDQDAS, encoded by the coding sequence ATGAGGTCGCACAGCTGCCCGGCCACTTCGGAGATCACTCCGGAGCGGGTGTTCCACGCGCTGAGCGACCCGGTGCGGCTGGAGATCGTCAGGGACCTGGCCAGGCTCGGCGCGGCCACCTGCGCCGAGGTCACCTACGACCGGCCGAAGTCGAGCATGTCGCACCACTTCAAGGTGCTGCGCGAAGCGGGGCTGGTGCACAGCAGGGGCGAGGGCGTGCACCTGATCAACTCCCTGCGGCGCGAGGACCTCGACGAGCGGTTCCCGGGACTGCTCGACGCGGTCCTCGGCGCCATCGGCACAACGGATCAGGACGCGTCGTAG
- a CDS encoding NAD-dependent epimerase/dehydratase family protein, with protein MALHVVVGAGPVGSAAARLLADEGERVRLVSRRGGGPEHAGIERVAADATVDLARHGKGAVALYSCAGPAYHRWPTDWPPLGASLVSAAEETGAVLVTTGNLYGYGQVDVPMTEDLPLRPNSVKGQVRASLWAAQLAAHEAGVIRTAEVRGSDYLGAGALSPFSALVLAKVVAGRRASIPADLDAPHSWTYVGDVAKTLVAVAADPNAWGRAWHVPTAPPMSVRALAARTAELAGAPAVRLTKMPAFALRLAGLFNPTAREMLEVQYQFQRPFVLDSSAATDAFGIKPTPTDDALREML; from the coding sequence ATGGCGCTACATGTGGTTGTCGGGGCCGGGCCGGTGGGTTCGGCGGCGGCGCGGTTGCTCGCGGACGAGGGCGAGCGGGTCCGCCTGGTCAGCAGGCGCGGCGGCGGTCCCGAGCACGCGGGGATCGAGCGGGTCGCGGCGGATGCCACCGTCGACCTCGCCCGGCACGGGAAAGGCGCCGTCGCGCTCTACAGCTGCGCGGGCCCGGCCTACCACCGCTGGCCCACCGACTGGCCACCGCTCGGAGCCTCGCTGGTCAGCGCCGCGGAGGAGACCGGGGCGGTGCTCGTCACCACCGGCAACCTCTACGGCTACGGCCAGGTCGACGTGCCGATGACCGAGGACCTGCCGCTGCGCCCGAACTCGGTGAAGGGCCAGGTTCGGGCGTCGTTGTGGGCCGCGCAGCTGGCCGCGCACGAGGCCGGTGTCATCCGCACGGCCGAGGTGCGCGGCTCGGACTACCTGGGTGCGGGCGCGCTCTCCCCGTTCAGCGCCTTGGTGCTGGCCAAGGTCGTGGCGGGGCGGCGCGCGTCGATCCCGGCGGATCTGGACGCGCCGCACAGCTGGACCTATGTCGGCGATGTCGCCAAGACCCTGGTCGCCGTCGCCGCCGATCCGAACGCTTGGGGACGGGCGTGGCACGTGCCCACCGCGCCGCCGATGTCCGTGCGCGCCCTCGCCGCCCGTACCGCCGAGCTGGCGGGTGCGCCCGCCGTGCGGCTCACGAAGATGCCCGCGTTCGCGCTCCGGCTGGCCGGGCTGTTCAACCCCACCGCGCGCGAGATGCTTGAGGTGCAGTACCAGTTCCAGCGGCCGTTCGTCCTCGACTCCTCCGCTGCCACGGACGCGTTCGGGATCAAGCCGACGCCGACCGACGACGCCCTGCGAGAAATGCTGTAG
- a CDS encoding MFS transporter, with protein sequence MLLAVGHACVDIYQGAVAALVPFFVLERSYTYAAVSGIVLAASLLSSVAQPLFGMLTDRWSLPWLLPVSTLLGGTGIALSGLAQSYSWTVFFVALSGIGVAAYHPESARLARIASRGSHTAMGWFSLGGNVGFALAPLLVAALGLSPFLVLPALVGSVLCLPVLRLRGSAGRVAPSGLDDPASFVRLSVAVVCRSITFIGLSTFIALYAQQRGFGGFGGAVALFVLYLGGAVGTVLGGRLANRWGRVAVVRWSYLVSVVAVAGVVFVPGWLFYVFVALTSMGLYVPFSLQVTLGQDYLPGRVGTAGGITLGLTVSVGGLASPVVGGIADAVSLQVALMPLIVMPGVAWWVLRSLREPRL encoded by the coding sequence ATGCTGCTCGCGGTCGGCCATGCCTGCGTGGACATCTACCAGGGGGCCGTCGCCGCGCTCGTACCGTTCTTCGTTCTCGAACGGTCCTACACCTACGCCGCCGTCTCCGGGATCGTGCTCGCCGCGTCCCTGCTGTCGTCCGTGGCACAGCCGTTGTTCGGCATGCTGACCGACCGTTGGTCCCTGCCGTGGCTGCTGCCTGTGAGCACCCTGCTCGGCGGCACCGGCATCGCTCTGAGCGGCCTCGCCCAGTCGTATTCGTGGACGGTGTTCTTCGTTGCGCTGTCCGGGATCGGCGTCGCGGCCTACCACCCCGAGTCCGCTCGCCTCGCCCGCATCGCGTCGCGCGGGAGCCACACCGCGATGGGCTGGTTCTCGCTCGGCGGCAACGTCGGTTTCGCTCTCGCGCCGCTCTTGGTCGCCGCGCTCGGGCTTTCCCCGTTCCTCGTGCTGCCCGCCCTCGTCGGGAGCGTCTTGTGCTTGCCCGTACTTCGTCTTCGCGGGTCCGCTGGTCGCGTCGCTCCTTCCGGGCTTGATGACCCGGCTTCGTTCGTGCGGCTGTCGGTGGCGGTGGTCTGTCGGTCGATCACGTTCATCGGCCTGAGCACGTTCATCGCGCTGTACGCGCAGCAACGTGGGTTTGGGGGTTTCGGGGGTGCTGTCGCGCTGTTCGTGCTCTACCTCGGCGGGGCGGTGGGGACTGTGCTGGGCGGTCGCCTGGCGAACCGGTGGGGGCGGGTGGCTGTTGTGCGGTGGTCCTACTTGGTGAGCGTGGTCGCGGTTGCCGGGGTTGTCTTTGTGCCCGGGTGGTTGTTCTACGTTTTTGTTGCGTTGACTTCGATGGGGTTGTACGTGCCGTTCTCGTTGCAGGTGACGTTGGGGCAGGATTATTTGCCTGGACGAGTTGGGACTGCTGGCGGGATCACATTGGGGTTGACCGTGAGTGTCGGGGGGTTGGCCAGTCCGGTTGTCGGGGGGATTGCGGATGCCGTGTCGTTGCAGGTTGCTTTGATGCCGTTGATCGTGATGCCTGGGGTGGCTTGGTGGGTGCTTCGGTCGTTGCGGGAGCCGCGGCTTTGA
- a CDS encoding condensation domain-containing protein — translation MSDLAAVGELVDAGVELWTEEGELCFLAPPGVFTDSARAVLRAARAELISLLQGGKRLAPALLIERGRVDDRFAEALSGVRTVSFALSGPPDRAALEAALNELVARHEVLRTAYLRLRGFARLIHPPCPVPLGLGSQPPRPHASRPPLLTAALSDDHVLTLTVHGTAVDGMSLALLMEELGPLYRGESLPDPPSAQHQVRRERAYLASPEAQAAQRYWRRRLGDSVGLPVLSSPGAPETVPIVVPPALARTVRARAAAAGTTPFTVLLAAFGQVLSEATGASDMTVAVPVAHRWHPDDEVTVSGARDLLLLRLQLGSGDPVDVVHRERINAMEHGRLPFEALPADVAPPRAPGRHPVFGIQFALQGFGSRLTPDLVGARLLDLPSAPLGPGMDCGLMLWDSDDGYAGELSCDGAVVSGLSGVRGRYLEVLAGA, via the coding sequence GTGTCTGACCTCGCAGCGGTCGGCGAGCTGGTCGACGCCGGTGTGGAGCTGTGGACCGAGGAGGGCGAACTGTGCTTCCTCGCGCCGCCCGGGGTCTTCACCGACTCAGCCCGCGCGGTTCTGCGCGCCGCGCGGGCTGAGCTGATCTCCCTGTTGCAAGGCGGAAAACGGCTCGCCCCGGCGTTGCTGATCGAACGCGGACGCGTCGACGATCGCTTCGCAGAAGCACTGTCCGGGGTCCGCACGGTGTCCTTCGCGTTGAGTGGCCCGCCTGACCGCGCAGCGCTCGAAGCCGCGCTGAACGAGCTGGTCGCGCGACACGAGGTCCTGCGCACGGCCTATCTCCGGCTGCGCGGTTTCGCGCGCTTGATCCATCCGCCGTGCCCGGTCCCGCTCGGGCTGGGCTCTCAGCCGCCACGCCCGCACGCGAGCCGTCCGCCGTTGCTGACCGCCGCGCTCTCGGATGACCACGTGCTCACGCTGACGGTGCACGGAACTGCGGTCGACGGCATGTCGTTGGCGCTGTTGATGGAGGAGCTGGGGCCGCTCTACAGGGGCGAGTCACTTCCCGATCCGCCGTCCGCGCAGCACCAGGTCCGCCGTGAGCGCGCCTATCTCGCCAGCCCGGAAGCGCAGGCGGCGCAACGCTACTGGCGCCGGCGCCTGGGCGACTCGGTTGGGCTGCCGGTGCTGTCCTCGCCCGGTGCGCCGGAGACCGTTCCCATCGTCGTGCCACCCGCGCTGGCGCGCACGGTCCGCGCTCGCGCGGCTGCCGCCGGGACGACCCCGTTCACCGTGCTGCTCGCCGCCTTCGGGCAGGTGTTGTCCGAGGCCACAGGTGCTTCGGACATGACCGTCGCTGTGCCGGTCGCGCATCGGTGGCACCCCGATGACGAGGTGACCGTGAGCGGCGCGCGGGACCTGTTGCTGCTGCGTTTGCAGCTGGGTTCCGGTGATCCCGTGGACGTCGTGCACCGGGAACGGATCAACGCGATGGAGCACGGCCGACTGCCGTTCGAGGCCTTGCCCGCCGATGTCGCTCCGCCGCGGGCACCCGGGCGGCATCCCGTGTTCGGCATCCAGTTCGCCTTGCAGGGCTTCGGTTCGCGGCTCACGCCCGACCTGGTGGGAGCGCGTTTGCTGGACCTGCCCTCGGCTCCGTTGGGGCCGGGCATGGACTGCGGGCTGATGTTGTGGGACTCCGACGACGGCTACGCCGGGGAACTGTCCTGCGACGGTGCCGTCGTCTCCGGCCTGAGCGGAGTGCGCGGGCGATACCTGGAAGTGCTTGCTGGCGCCTGA
- a CDS encoding SDR family oxidoreductase, producing the protein MRVVVTGGASGLGAAVATAVREAGGRAFVLDKAAPSDNTDFVPVDLSDSRAAEEAVTEAAAQAGGLDAVVTAAGIDSCGPLSGVSTSDWERVVQVNLFGTVAVVRAALPHLERSHGKVITVASTLGLRALPEATAYCASKFGVVGFTRSLATELAGRVGVTLVVPGGMRTRFFDERDEKYRPPDESKLNPPENVAAAILNALRQPAGCEIRELVIAHAEEPSWP; encoded by the coding sequence GTGCGAGTTGTGGTGACAGGAGGGGCTTCCGGTCTGGGGGCCGCGGTCGCGACGGCGGTGCGCGAGGCGGGCGGGCGCGCGTTCGTCCTGGACAAGGCCGCGCCCAGCGACAACACCGACTTCGTGCCGGTCGACCTGAGCGACAGCAGGGCCGCCGAGGAGGCGGTGACGGAGGCAGCGGCACAGGCGGGCGGGCTCGACGCGGTGGTGACCGCGGCGGGGATCGACAGCTGCGGCCCGCTCAGCGGAGTGTCCACATCGGACTGGGAACGCGTGGTCCAGGTCAACCTCTTCGGCACCGTCGCGGTTGTCCGCGCGGCACTGCCACACCTGGAACGCAGCCACGGCAAGGTGATCACCGTCGCGTCGACCCTGGGTCTGCGCGCGCTGCCGGAGGCGACCGCCTACTGCGCGTCGAAGTTCGGCGTCGTCGGATTCACGCGGTCGCTCGCCACGGAGCTGGCCGGTCGAGTCGGCGTGACCCTGGTGGTGCCCGGCGGGATGCGCACGCGGTTCTTCGACGAGCGCGACGAGAAGTACCGGCCGCCGGACGAGAGCAAGCTCAATCCGCCGGAGAACGTCGCGGCGGCGATCCTGAACGCCCTCCGCCAGCCCGCGGGCTGTGAGATCAGGGAGCTGGTGATCGCCCACGCCGAGGAGCCCTCCTGGCCCTGA
- a CDS encoding carboxymuconolactone decarboxylase family protein, with the protein MNARLNLFGNAVAGKFLKHIVASGKAITDSGLPAATQELVKIRASQINGCGFCTDMHTKEATHAGETSVRLNLIATWREATVFTEAERAALELAEQGTRIADAAGGVSDEVWANAAKHYDEDQMAALVSLIALINAFNRVNVLVQQPAGGYEVGQFG; encoded by the coding sequence ATGAACGCTCGCTTGAACCTCTTCGGCAACGCGGTCGCGGGGAAGTTCCTGAAGCACATCGTCGCTTCGGGCAAGGCGATCACGGACTCGGGGCTGCCCGCGGCCACGCAGGAGCTGGTGAAGATCAGGGCCAGCCAGATCAACGGGTGCGGGTTCTGCACGGACATGCACACCAAGGAAGCGACGCACGCGGGGGAGACCTCGGTGCGGCTCAACCTGATCGCGACCTGGCGCGAGGCCACGGTGTTCACCGAGGCGGAGCGCGCGGCGCTGGAGCTGGCCGAACAGGGGACGCGGATCGCGGACGCGGCCGGGGGCGTCTCGGACGAGGTGTGGGCGAACGCGGCCAAGCACTACGACGAGGACCAGATGGCGGCGCTGGTGTCGCTGATCGCGCTGATCAACGCCTTCAACCGGGTGAACGTCCTGGTGCAGCAGCCCGCCGGGGGCTACGAGGTCGGCCAGTTCGGCTGA